In Polaribacter sp. L3A8, a genomic segment contains:
- a CDS encoding ATP-binding cassette domain-containing protein produces MEQIHFTITNTHLSANSKLVENILKGLHSLPSLKNKKGLLFSNTVLDHFIEKEAKHSVQTLTVKENRSIRTLSSGEQKKALLNYLLQQKPGFLILDSPFESLDIQAVSNLKEDLITLSSDITFIQIFNRKDEILPIITHVLEIENDKITASIPLNTYQFKEFNFIFKGDVPKPITFYKDIPEQLISLQDVNVSYDDRSILNNINWTINKNEFWHLIGPNGSGKTTILSMIYGNNVKAFRQEVYLFGKKKGSGESVWEIKEKIGYFSPAILELFKRRITVAHMVLSGFFDSVGLYETPSTLQIKTANEWLQLLNLESKKNTPFNNLTAAEQRLVLIARSMIKHPPLLILDEPLINLDNQGTAIIVALINKIVAESDTTILFVSHRPVKNLQPNFIFELTPTKDGSLGNVKTVG; encoded by the coding sequence ATGGAGCAAATCCATTTTACAATTACAAACACACATCTTTCTGCCAACAGCAAATTAGTAGAAAACATCTTAAAAGGCCTACATTCTTTACCTAGTTTAAAAAATAAAAAAGGCCTTTTATTTTCCAACACTGTTTTAGACCACTTTATAGAAAAAGAAGCTAAACACAGCGTACAAACCTTAACGGTTAAAGAAAACAGAAGTATTAGAACCTTATCTAGTGGTGAGCAAAAAAAAGCGTTGCTTAACTATTTACTTCAACAAAAACCCGGTTTTTTAATTTTAGATAGCCCTTTTGAAAGTTTAGATATTCAAGCGGTTTCTAATTTAAAAGAAGACCTTATTACACTATCTTCGGATATTACTTTTATTCAGATTTTCAATCGAAAAGACGAAATTCTTCCTATAATTACGCACGTTTTAGAAATTGAAAATGATAAAATTACAGCAAGTATTCCTTTAAACACCTATCAATTTAAAGAATTCAATTTTATCTTTAAAGGAGACGTACCTAAACCTATTACTTTTTACAAAGACATACCAGAACAGTTAATATCATTACAAGATGTAAATGTTTCTTACGATGATCGCTCTATTTTAAACAACATAAATTGGACTATCAATAAAAATGAATTTTGGCATTTAATAGGACCAAATGGTTCTGGTAAGACCACTATTTTATCCATGATTTACGGAAATAATGTAAAAGCATTTAGGCAAGAGGTTTATTTATTTGGTAAGAAAAAAGGCTCTGGAGAAAGTGTTTGGGAAATAAAAGAGAAAATAGGCTATTTTAGTCCTGCAATATTAGAATTATTTAAAAGAAGAATTACGGTAGCTCACATGGTGTTATCTGGTTTTTTTGACAGCGTTGGTTTATACGAAACCCCGTCTACCTTACAAATTAAAACAGCTAATGAATGGTTACAGTTATTAAATTTAGAAAGTAAAAAGAATACTCCATTTAACAACTTAACTGCTGCAGAACAAAGATTGGTTTTAATTGCAAGATCTATGATTAAACATCCACCTTTGTTAATTTTAGACGAACCTCTTATTAATTTAGACAACCAAGGAACTGCAATTATTGTTGCTTTAATTAATAAAATTGTAGCAGAAAGTGATACTACAATTTTATTTGTATCTCATAGACCTGTTAAAAACTTGCAACCTAATTTTATATTTGAATTGACACCCACTAAGGATGGTTCTTTAGGAAACGTTAAAACAGTTGGTTAA
- a CDS encoding protein-L-isoaspartate(D-aspartate) O-methyltransferase → MRDTSKHQGLRNQLANVLKAKGIIDENVLNAVRAIPRHLFIDSSFESHAYQDKAFPIAADQTISMPYTVAFQSQTLELKPGEKVLEIGTGSGYQTAVLLELKAEVYSIERQRELYRKTSRFLPKLGYNPKRFIFGDGYIGLKEQAPFDKIIVTAGAPFVPKPLLSQLKIGGRLLIPVGDKTQIMTLFIRNSATAFEKHELGDFAFVPMLEEKN, encoded by the coding sequence TTGAGAGACACTTCTAAACACCAAGGACTTAGAAACCAACTTGCTAACGTATTAAAAGCAAAAGGTATTATTGATGAAAATGTATTAAATGCAGTGCGTGCAATTCCACGTCATCTATTTATTGATAGTAGTTTTGAGTCTCATGCTTATCAAGACAAAGCTTTTCCTATAGCAGCAGATCAAACTATTTCTATGCCTTATACGGTTGCTTTTCAATCTCAAACTTTAGAGTTAAAACCTGGTGAAAAAGTATTAGAAATTGGTACGGGTTCGGGGTATCAGACAGCTGTTTTGTTAGAGTTAAAAGCAGAAGTATATTCTATAGAAAGACAAAGAGAGTTGTATAGAAAAACCTCTCGTTTTTTACCTAAATTAGGGTATAACCCAAAGCGGTTTATTTTTGGAGATGGTTATATCGGTTTAAAAGAACAAGCTCCTTTTGATAAAATTATAGTAACGGCCGGCGCACCTTTTGTGCCAAAACCTTTATTATCTCAATTAAAAATAGGAGGTAGGTTATTGATTCCGGTTGGAGATAAAACACAAATAATGACTTTGTTTATTCGTAATTCTGCAACAGCGTTTGAAAAACACGAATTAGGAGACTTTGCCTTTGTACCCATGTTAGAAGAAAAAAATTAA